CCGGCACTCGGCGGTGCCCCAGGCGGGGCTCCCCTGCCcgcgggaggcggcgggagcTGCGATCTCGCCGCGCGGGGCGAAGGCAGCTCAGGCACCGCAGCCTAACACACAGCCTAACGCGGGCAATCACGGAGCCGCCCCGTACCCCCCGGCTGTTGCACGACCCTCAAGCCTGTTAAAACCCCTCCGGCTgtgcggccgggccggggcgcgAGCGGGGCCCCCGCAGCCCCAGGTCTCTCCAAAGCCCCGGGCAAGGCACCCCGGCCGCCGCGCAGCCCCGAGCCGGGACcccggcgccgcccgcccccccGGGCCGCCCCGGCCTCCAGCCCCCGCGCGGGCCCACCGGCAACAGGTGGTGCGGGGCGGcccgggggcggccgggcccAACCGGCGCCTCCGCCCGGGAGAGCCCCAGGCGACCCCCGGCGCGGGCGGGAGCCGCggcccgcggggctgcggcgggagGCCCCGGGCGGCCGGCCCGTCCCCGCTCCCTTCCCCCGCGCCCCCGTCGCCGCTCACCTGGGGGTGGAGGCGCCGCGCTGCCGCTCCGTCCCCTCGGCCCCGCGCGTTCCCCCGGGCGGAGCAGCTCGCACCCGCTccggccgccccgccggcccTTCCTCCCGCCCGCccgagccccgcgcccgccctACGCCGCCGCCGTGGCGCAGCGCCCCGTCCCGGCCGCGGGCGTGCGGCGCGGAGACAGCGCAGGGACCGTCGTGAATAGCGCGGCGGGACTACGAGCCCCGAGGGGCGCCGCGCGCAGGAAGCGGAAAGCGGCGGCCGAGAGGGGCACCGGGAGCGGCGGTTCgaggccggggccggggcaggcCCGGAGGAGCCCCGGGCAGCGGCGGTGGTTCGGGCCCGAGGGACCGGCGAGCTCCGGGCGCGCGGAGGGCGCGGGCCGCAGCGGCCGGTGAGGGGCGGCGGGCGCTGTGCGGTGGGCGAGGACTACGACTCCCAGCGAGCCTTGCGGGCCGTGGGGAGAGCGCCCACCCCCGGCCAGGGGTCGCAGCGCAGGCGGCGCTGGCCTCGGGGGCGGTGGGGCCTGCCCGGGCGGGGGTCCCGGAGGGACCGGGGGGTATTGGCGTGCTCCGGGGATCCTGTTCGTCCGGGACCCCGGTTTGAGAAAGGCGGGTGCTTGGCCCTGAGCCCTCAGACGGAGGCTCCGTGCGCCCCTGAGCGTCCCCAGCGCTCCCCTGGAAGGCGCCGCCGTGAGGGGATGGAGGATCCGGGCGTTCCCTGTGCGGATCAGAGCCCGCGGCTGAGCCAACCTGGGCAGAAGCCGCTCGTAATTACAGCTTTAATGACCTGGCGGCACATGAAGCGAAGGCGGGGCCGGCAGGGATCTGCTCGGCGCTGCGGGCGATGTGCAGCCGCGGTTCGCCGTGGGacggggcagcggggccgggccgggccgcggccctcgggcagctgcaggtggggcCTGCACCCACCCAGCCTCGGAGTCCAGAGCCCCGTCCCGAGCCAGCCCACGGCCACACTCGCCGGGTTAAGAAGCACCTTCACACCCTCCCACCCCACAGAGATAAGAGCCGGGAGCAGTTCgtgcagcacctgctgccctCCGTGCTGGGCCGCTCCTTCCCGGAGCCACGAGGGAAAACGGGGAGGAGGCCCCAGCCCGGCTGGTCCGGCACACCCTCATGGGAAGTCAGTGGTCGTTGTTCCAGCAAAAGCAGCATCATTTAGGCCACCAATCTTGGAGGGGGATCAGTGGCTGCCAAGTGGAACACGACAGTTGCTGAAGAGGGAGAATGTTCTCTTTAGGCTGTTGGACCCTCCCCAAAGGGCATCCCAGGCTTTCTCTGTGGGgtgctgaaatggaaaatgtttatgAGACCTTCTGTAGGACAATGCAGGGACCAAAAGCTGATGAAGAGCTTGAGCTTCCCTTCATCCCTCTGTAAAATGTGACTGCCAGTCATGTCAagacatttacatttatttacagaCATCTTTTCTAGAGGCTGCAGacacagttctgctgctgttctttggggtgggccaggggaggagcagccccatgCTGCCCTCACTCACAGATGGAGTTCCTGGTCTGAGGAAATTGAGGGCTTGGtgctccagcagtgcctgaggaaagcacagagcaggtATCTCCAAaatcacaggatcatggaatatcccaagctggaagggacccaccaggatcataaagtccagctgctggccctgctcagaACATCCTCAGGAATCCTGCCATGGCCAGTGTGGCTGCCTTGCCCATTGTAGGGCAAAATCTCTCAGGATCCactggggaaagggagaatTTTGGCTCCACCATGGTGGGTGTTTCCAGTAAAATCTACCACCAGCTATGGAGCAGTAGCTTGAGTGGGAGCTTGGGCACTTGGGGACATTCAGTGCTGCACTCCGGTGCCACATGAGGTCCCCTCAGGTTTCCAGGTCCTGGCCGCACAGGTCACATGAGAGCTGCCGGGTGCCTTCATCCCTGCTCTTCACCCTTATGGAATAGCAGGTGGCTCCTCAGAGCACCCAAAACAAGCCCGTGTGTGGAGAGTTGCGTTCAGCTCCTTTTGCTATGCTCAGGATTGTTAATGAGTGtgagagcacagcagaggagtCCCTGCAGCTCGTGTGGGCTTAGGAATCTTCATGGCACAGACCCCAGCTCTGGCATGACAGGGAGTTCCTGGCTGGAATTATGTCACCAGCCTGGCCATCTTTATTTGGAGAACAAAGGTATGAAGCAAACTTTGCCCAGTTAGAAAGTGATTTCAAAAAGTGGATGTTTTCAGTGCGTTCAGTTAGGAATTACAATTGTGGGAAGttctaggttggaagggactgtaaagctcatctcatcccaccccctgccatgggcagggacaccttcccctgtcccaggctgctccaagccctgtccagcctggccttgggcactgccaaggatccaggggcagccccagctgctctgggcaccctgtgccagggcctcagcaccctgccagggaacaattcctaattcccaatatcccatccatccctgcctctggcagtggaagccattccctgtgtcctgtccctccatcccttgtccccagtccctctgcagctctcctggagcccctttaggccctggcaggggctctgaggtgtccctggagccttctcctctccaggtgagcacccccagctctcccagcctgtcagAAATTCAATGATCTGGGATCCACATTCCCTAATTTTAGCGGGATATACTGAGGCTCATAACTGGTAGTGCCCATCACATCTATGAGCAGTGGAGAAAGACAGAGGTTTCTGGTTATTCCAGACAAATTCCTGTTACTGTCATTGATGATAAAGTGACAGGGGACTTTATCTAACATTCAGTTGGTGCAGCAGAGGCATCAATATTGCAGTGAGCTGCATTCCTGGGAATGAAAGGTGAGAGGAATGTCacctcctgctgtgccctgagcaaACCTCATCACAGAAAACAATCATTTTCAAGTGTTAATGCCCAGCTTCTCCTCCATCTGCCATGCCTCCTAAAATGACCATTCCATGGCTTTTCCCGGAGCTGCCTGGACCATCCTGAGCTTTTTCTGACCATACAAACCTTGCATTCCTCCGCCTGCAAAGATTCACCCACCAGCACTTCCCAAATCTGACAGAGGAGAGTGTCAGCCAGCTCTCCCTGACGCCTTGTgcaggctgacctagaacagagcCTAGATGGAGTTTATAAAGTAGGGATTTGTTGggaggcctcaatggatccaccttgggcagcaccagggcccagccagggctacacccaaggtgaaccaaaatggtcacaaaatgcacgacgggtcacggggtctctcagttttataagttctgctccatttggatattggagttaattgtccagttacagctttagcccatgaagtcccagcctccttgtttctctctcttcagcccatgttgtttatgctcttgggcctgggatttggatcatttgtccttggtccccagctagagaaggaattgtttagtctccctactctgtgaagagagctcaccatcccctaatgtgaagctcagaagtacacactaaagcagcacagaatctgaaaaatataaaagctgaaacctgaggcatcatccCCACACCATAGACTCACACAGCTGAGATCCAACCAGCCATGGGATCGATGTGTGCCGGCCCAGACTCGGCTCTGGATCTCCTGTGAGCTGCCCTGGTACTGATCCCgagctgctgtgccatgggaTACCCCAGAGGATGGGAGGTGGCCTGGAGCAGACCCAGCTGGCCAAGCACAAGGGTAcacacccagggctggcagggactgGAGGATGCACAGGGAGAATTCCCGTTGTgttctggcagtgctggaaccagcagctcctgcctgaggCTCCTCAGGTGAGAGGGAGAAAGGATTTGCATGTTCCACATCCCAGGATCTTCCACAGTCCTCATTTCCCAGGACACCAAGCTTGAATGAGCTTTCCCTCAGTTCTCACCTCTGCTGTGATCTCCACACTGGCAAGGGGCTCTTTCCTGGTGCCTGCCCTCAaccctcccagctgcagcctgagcaatGAGGAGGTCCTGATGGCTGTCAAAGGGCAGGACAGAAAGCCATATGATCCATCATTGTTTTGGGAGGAGATCTTCCTCCCTGAGCTGTTGCAATGGAAGGTGCAAGGCAGGTCAATGCAACCCTTGACTAGATATTTAATGTATATATATTGTAtaagggtgggcaggccctggcacagggtgcccagagcagctgtggctgccccatcccaggaaaTGTCCAATACCAGGAAGGACAGGGCTTGAAGCAACccgggacagtggaaggtgcccctgcccatggcagggggtgggatgagatgagctttaaagttccttcaacccaaaccactccatgacTGTTATTATCCATGTGTGCATCTGTCACTGATCAGTCATATGTTTTTAGTGGTAGGGATCTCAAAGTTATGTGGAAGATGTAGTGCTGTGTGTAATATCTGTGTGCAACACAGAGGGCACTTGGGAGAACAATATGGTACAAACCCAGAAGATTTTGCTTTCATTGTCAAGAGAATGCATCATCCACATTTCTGGTATGAGGGGAATTTGACTCCATGACTTTGAGGTACGGGGATGGCCCAGGGAAGATCCAGACTGTGTTTGTGGAGGCACATGGTTGTTGCAGAGGTCCAGCAGCTGTCAGCAGTGCGTGGTCTGTCACCAGCCTTGTGGTTCCTCCTGCTTGCCCAGCACCAAGTGCTGTCCCCTGCAGTTGGACAGCTGAGGGGGAGGAAAATGAatggtcctgctgcagctgtgccaggacatgTACGAGGTGCTCTGTTGTCTTTTTTGGTGTGGTTATGACACTCAAACCTCTCCCTGCCGGAGGGAAAGGTATCCATCCCCTCTGCTCAGGGAGGATTATCTCTTCCAAAACCCTCAGGTGATCCCAGGGCCCCCCACTTGTCCTCGGGACTGAGTCTGTGGTCTAAAATGGCCCCCTGGGTCCCACATCATGGGGACgtgagggatttggggtttctcTTGCgttgctggagctgtgggaatgTTCATAGCACTCTGGGGGTACTAGGAATTCCCTGCAGTCCTGGGGGAATTCTCACTAGAGGAGAGTTGTCAGCATTTCCTTAGGGGAATTGGAGAGTCCTGGGAGTATCAGGCATCCCCCTGGGTGTGTAGTGTCCCCAGGAGATGTCACAGTCCGCAGTTCCTCACAAGCATTGCACAAGGGCATGGAGACCCCGGGGATTTGGGGTACCCCAGCTGTCCTCAGTGGGGTGGAGGTGTCAGGGGACCCCAGGGAGGGAAGGCCTCCCCTGGTCACTGGCCAGGGGGGTGGGCTCATTGTGGCCCTTGGGCATACCTTGGGGCAGGGGTGGTGACAGGGACCCCCAGGGCCTTGGGAAGAACAAGTctcatcctcctgcagcccctctaCCAACCCCACCACCCCTCAACACCCAGGCTCCCTCCTGACTCTCTActttcccagtgctccccaaCAGCCCCTGCTCACTCTCCCGCCCCCCCAGTGACCCCAACCTTCCCCAGAGATGACCCAGAGGATCCTACTGCCCCACCACTTCATTCCCCACTGGCTGTCCCACCCTGAGCCACTGTTTACCATTTGGCTTTGGCAAAGACCTGGCCATGGGGTCCACGGCCTCCCTCATCTCCTTGAAAACTGCTGGGCAGTTTTCCCCGTGTTTGCCGTGGCCCTGATGGTTCAAGTCCCTACCAGAGCCATTATGAGGAGTCTGGCTGTCCCCAAAcgcagcacaggggctgtgacCTGTGCCCCGCTCCTCACACACATGGGCTGGGCTCCTCTCTCGTGGCTCCCTGAGGGGAATGTGTCACAGACCCCCAGGTTACCCTTTGGATTGCTGGTTAACCATTCCTATCCCCAAAGTACCTACTAAAGCCTTCAAATCATAGAATAtgtcaggttggaagggatccacagggatcacTGCTCTTTAAGAGACCAGTCTTCCCAGTACAAAGTGCCCCAGGTATGTGGGGGCTGGAAGACTCTTCCTCAGGAAGAGCtgaaggcagagggaagagTGGTAAAAGGGTTTTTGGCAGCAGTGCCTCTTCTGCCACCCTCCCTAGGCAGAGAGGTGGGATGACATAGGTGGAAGCTACGTTTTCATCGGAAGTCTGTCAGAAAGGGTTGGTAGAAAGGGTTTGGTAGAGTGGGAGAGGAGAACCAAGTGTGTAAaaggggctcagctctgctccttagagcagcctgctccaaaaTCCCTGGGATCCAGAGTGTCTCTCTTGTCACCCTAAGGCCCACATCATCCTTCTGCCAGGTCTCACTGAGAGGTGAGTAAGGGCCTTGGAGATCCCCAGGATCCAGCAATAATGAACTCCCACAGGAGGAGCACCTGGAATGACACGGATTAATGAGACAGTAAATGACAGAGGAGCTGAGACAATGCAGAATGAAGACTCTTTTATGGAAGAGACACAGCAGGTACAGCTCTGGCCATGTTCACCCACAGAGGAAATCAGCTCCCGGCCATCAGTGGTGCCTGTGGTGCTCATCTCTCAGGGGTGGCATGATCTCTCCAGTCTCTAAAATCCTGTCCCCCTGTGGGATGAGAGCATGGTGAGCATTCCCTGTGGCATCCAAActccccctgcacagcccaaTCCTTCAGGGAACCTGCAACTGTCCCGACTTCCAGACAAGAATCTCACCACAACTCACTCAGAACACTGTCATTCCCCCAACATCCCCAGAATGCTGGAATAACATCACAGCAAAATTACCTGGAGTCTGTACTTGCTTTACCCCTTGTTTTCACTACAGAACAGCAGCCACACATTTTGAGCctgtttggttttaaaaattacttatagCACTGCATAATCCCCTCCAGCAGTGATCAGTGAGTCCAAACCCACGGCCCAAAGCCCATGGAAAGCCATGGAATCCCTAAAGACCAACCTGCTGCCCCAGTGCCACTTGTTCCAGCTCCAGGCATAGTCTTGGCCTGCTGAGCTGACCTAACTGGACTGAAAAATTAGGCTGAAGAGAGGCCAACAGCTTGACCTTCAGCATGTTGCCTTGTGGTTGTTTGGGATggaatattttataattttatttagatAGATCATGATTAGGAGGTGTTATGCCAAAAATGGGCAGCGGTCAGAAAGGGCAGAGCTGATCTTCTGTAGGAATATTTGCCCTCTGACTTGTCACACCAatcaggagcagctcagagtggcctggaaacagaaaagaccAGACATTTTCATGACACTCTCTGCTTCATGAAACTTGTCCCAAGCTGAGGTGACACAACTCTTCGGGGACACCTGAGTGTGGGGGACTTTCAGGGACAACTGGGACCAAGCCAGAACCAACATTCTCAGGGCTGACAACGAGAAGCAGAGCCACTCCTGTGTGATTCCATGTGTTAATAATCACTGGGGCTTTGAACACCCATTCCCAAAGGGAATGTTTGAATTTTCCATCCAGGAGGGGCAACATCAGCCAGGCTCTGACAgccaggtgctgcagaggaggtAACACTGAAACAGGGGCTGAGGACAAGATGGAAGTGCCCAAACCCACTGTCCCTGTCTGCACACCGGAGCCAGCACATCCCTTGGGAAAGCTGTCACTAGACATTTCCCAGGTGCTGCACAAAGCTCCCTGGAAACCCCTTCCTGTCTGTGTGACACAGCTGGAAGGTAAGACAGGTCACGAGAGACTTACTGGGAATATCCGTGGGTTGGTCACAACCACACCGTGCGGCGATTTCTGGAAGCAGGgggagaacagagagaaagggcAATAAGAACAGTGTTACTTGGAGGAAGCACAAAGGGTGTTCAAAATGGGCACCAAGACCCTTCCAGGATACAAACTGTGCTAAGCACAAGTCCTTTTAAACCTTCCACCACTTACAGAACTACCTGAGGCTGCAACAGTCACAcctgccagggagggcagggctcctttccctccccacaccAACTGCTGCCCTGGTTATTCccagggctgttcctgcaggacaGGAACATTCAGACACAGCTTTGCAGCTTAGATCACAAGAGAAGCTGGGCACTGCCataaatcatggaatggttttggttgaaAGGGGCCTTAAcccttccactatcccaagttgctccaagccccatccaagctggccttgggcactgccagggatccaggggcagccccagctgctctgggcaccctgtgccagggcctgcccaccctgccagggaacaattcctttccaatatcccatccagccctgccctctggcagtgggaagccattccctgtgtcctgtccctccatcccttgtccccagtccctctgcagctctcctggagcccctttaggccctggcaggggctctgaggtgtccctggagccttctcctctccaggtgagcacccccagctcttccagcctggctgcagagcagaggggctccagcccttggggcATCTCCGTGGCCTCTTATGAACTcttttcagcagctccaggtcctgctgcagTTGGCTCCAGATcttggggcagctctgcaggtggggtctcacaagggTGATTCTTTGGGATGAAGTATCACACAAAATTTATATATAAGTGCTACCCCAGCAAGGCAACACAAGCGGTGAACAGGCCACGGGGAATAACCCTAATCTGCAACCGAATGTGAGCAGCACCCTCACACACCCGCTGTGGGACCACtcccccctccatccccccGGCCCTTCCCGGGCATTGCCTTTCCCCCCGGCGGGCCCGCACGCACCCGGACGTGGTACTTCAGGTAGTAGGTGGCGGCCCAGGCGGGCAGCAGCACCCGCAGCATGACGAAGCGGCCGCTCTGGTAGAACTTGTGCACCTGCGGGCACAGGGACGGTCAGGCCGGGCCAGCGGCCCAGGAGAGGCCGCGCGGTGCCCGCGTCCCGCCGCTCACCTGCTGCCGCCAGGGATCCCCGGGCCGCAGGAAGCGCTCCCAGAAGGCGGCCACGGGCCCGAGCCGCTGCGGCGGCAGGACGGGCTCCCGCGGGCTCAGCTCCTGGTCCCGCAGCCAGCGGCGCCGCAGAGCGCGGAGCTGCTGCACCCGCAGCCTCTCATCCTCCGCGGGGCCGCTCATGGCGCCTGGACCCGCCCGGGGCCGCTCGCTCCGCTCCGGTTCGGTTCGGTTCGGCCCCGCTCGGCTCGCTCCGCTCCGGTTCGGTTCGGTTCGGTGCGCTCCGCTCCGGTTCGGTTCGGTTCGGTTCGGTTCGGCCCCGCTCGGCTCGCTCCGCTCCCGTTCGGCCCCGCTCGGGCGCCGTGTCCTTCGCCGCGGCGCGCGGCGGTGACGTCACGGGGCGCGCGGTTGTGACGCTCCGGGCAAGGCCGCCGGGGTGGGGGCGGGGCTGAGGCGGCTCTGCCGTGAGGGGAGCCCCGGGAGGCGGAGGGTCGGGGAAAGGACAGCTCCGGGGAGCTCGGCTGTGGCCTCTTCCAGTGCCCGCAGGGAACTGACAGGACAGATGGGGCAAGTCTATTTGCAACAGCATgtagggacaggacacagggaatggcctcccactgccagagcgcagggctggatgggatattgggaattaggaattgttccctggcagggtgggcaggccctggcacagggtgcccagagcagctggggctgcccctggatccctggcagtacccaaggccaggctggacggggcttggagcagcctgggacagtgggaggtgtccctgcccatggcagggggtggggtgggatgggatggtcCCTAATGACCTTTCCCAgccaaactattccatgatcCCTCTGACTTCATTATTCCAATATTCTGTGTTTCCATGTTTCCAGTGATTCCACGATTCCATAATTACAACGTTTCCATGATTCTTTTGGTCCCAATGATTCATTGATCCAGTGATTCCATGTTCCCCCGACCCCGGTGTTCCTCCGATCCCGGTGTGTGTTTCCCCGATCCCGGTGTGTTCCCCCATCCCGGTGTGTTTCCCTGATCCCGGTATGTTTCCCCGATCCCGGTGTGTTCCCCCCCGGTGTGTTCCCCCATCCCGGTGTGTTTCCCTGATCCCGGTGTTCCCCGATCCCGGTGTGTTCCCCCATCCCGGTGTGTTTCCCTGATCCCGGTGTGGTTCCCTGATCCCGGTGTGTTCCCCCATCCCGGTGTGTTTCCCTGATCCCGGTGTGTTCCCCCATCCCGGTGTGTTCCCCCATCCCGGTGTGTTTCCCTGATCCCGGTGTGTTTCCCTGATCCCGGTGTGTTTCCCCCATCCCGGTGTGTTTCCCCCATCCCGGTGTGTTTCCCCCATCCCGGTGTGTTTCCCCCATCCCGGTGTGTTTCCCCGATCCCGGTGTGTTCCCCCCATCCCGGTGTGTTTCCCTGATCCCGGTGTTTCCCCGCTCCCTCCGTTCCCGCtggggcggcggggccgtggcGCCCCCTTGCGGCCCGGGCAGCTGGCGGGGGGAGCCGCGGCGGTGTCCGGGGATCGCGGGTTCGATTCCCGCTCGGGCGTTCCGTGCTTCGGGCCCCGTGGGCCGGTGCCGCTCCGCCCTCGGGGCGGCGCCGCTCCGGGGACCCGCGGCCTGCCGGGCCGTGCGCTGCCGGGCCATGGCGGAGCCGCGCCCGGGGCTGGCGCTGCGCTTCCAGCGCCGCTTCCTggcggcgcggccgctccgcTCGCTGCCCTGGCCGGTACGgaggggccgggcggggggcgggcggcACCGCGGCGTTGTTcgtttatttatttatcctgTTCTAGGAACTCGAACAAAGCCTGCGGACTGCGCCGGACTCCGCGCTGCTGGCGGATATTCTGCACCAGGTGAGGGACGGCTCGGAGTCCCCCCCGTGCCATCGGCGGGCGGTGCCAGCGCGTGTCCCAAAGCCGCCGGAATTGCTCAGAAATACGGAGATCGGTGATCCAGTGTCGCGGTGTTTCGTTAGGCCCCGCAGAACCGCAGATTTCCTTCTTTCACCAGTATTTGGGTGTTCTTAGATCAAAACTGAGGCCCGCGTGCCAGAGCACTTACGTGGTGAATGGCACAGTCGGTGCAGCTGCTCCGGGATGTTCGGGATACAGGGATTGGGAGTGCCTAAACTGTCCCTGCAGATGGAGATCACAAATCAGGcagcaaaccaaaacagaaagaaggaagagcAAAAGAAAGGAGAGTAAATTGGATTATTCTCgatctgttttcctctttgctctATTGAAAAGTGATACTTTTGTTGCCACAAAAGGTAAGAAATCTGTGGCCACGGTTATGTAAACTCACAAACCTGTCAGAAATCGTCCCATTTCAATTTCTGGCTTAGCATCTCTTGCACAGACTAAATTCCAAAGCATTTCATGGCACCCAGACCCAATTGTCCTCCTGTGGTCATTAGTGCCTTTCCTAAACCCTGCCCTGGATAATTGGTGTCCATGGCTCTTCTCGTTGTAGACAATTCTTCACCCTCTGTGTGTGAAATATCCCCCTTCAGCCAAGTACAGGAGGTGCTTCCTGACTGAGCTCATCAAAAAGGTACCTCTTGCTTTTCAGcttatttttcacttgtttttctctttttttttccttaagaataCCTCATGTAATAACCAACCACAACATTCAGTGTAAATACACTGTACTAAAATGGGGCTTAGAGTgcaattgttttctctttcatgaTGTgatgctcagagctgccctgtTCTCCACCTCCACAGCTTGAATCCACAGCAGCTGAACCCCTGGATGAGCTCTATGAGGCACTGGCAGCTGTtctaaaagaagaagaagaatctACTCACTGTTACAAAAACTACTTACTGGTAAAAACTGACTCTGCGCTGTTCTAAACCACATTTACTCACCCAAACGAAGCAATAATTGGCTTTAAAAACACCCACCCTGAAGCCTGGAGTGCTTCCTGCCTTTTTCCAGATGCTCTTATTGATTGTAAGCTCTGAATCGTGGCCTGTGCTGATGGATCTTTGCCTCCCCGTGTCCCGCAGCCCTCGGGGGACTGTGTGAGCCTCTGCGAGAGCACAGCGCTGATCTCCGGGGGCACCACGGGGCTCCTCACCTGGGAGGCTGCCCTGCACCTGGCCCAGTGGGCACTGCGGAACCCCGGCCTCTTCAGGGGCAGGTatggcagcagcaggtgtgGCTGCACTAAAGAGCTGCTCATTCCTGCAGGATCACACAGTGCTTTGGCTGGGAAGAGACatcattccatgggcagggacacctcccactgtcccaggctgctccaagctccatccagcctggccttggacacttccagggatccaggggcagccccagctgctctgggcaccctgtgccagggcctgcccaccctgccagggaacaattcctaattcccaatatcccatccatccctgcctctggcagtgggaagccattccctgtgtcctgtccctccatcccttgtccccagtccctctccagctcttctggagcccctttaggccctggcaggggctctgaggtgtccctggagccttctctccaggtgagcacccccagctctgccagcctgtctccagaggggctccagtcTTCTGATACTGTGAGTTACACAACTGGAATTTAATAACAGACAATGCACATAAATAACCGAAACGACACCCTTTTGATGCTGAGTAATTGCTGCTCTTGTCTGTTCTGCCAAACTTTAACCCAGGAGAGGGCCTGGTTTAGGAGGACCTGGTTTGGGATCAAACCCTTGCACTCTGCAGTCTGTCCTGCTCTGTGAGGTCAGCTGTTCAGTTTTCAGTAATTTGACTAATGACCTTCACTGCATGATGGGATTCACCAAGGACTATCTACGTTAGATTAGTGTGCAGCTTTGATCAcatctttttttgctttatttataaGCAGTCAAGACGAGCGAGGAATTTTGAGGAAagataatttaataataatcaAGCTCACAGGGGAAGGAACTGTGCTGCTCAGTGTCTGTTTCTCTCCACTGACTAAAACCTGGAGAGCCAGC
This genomic window from Motacilla alba alba isolate MOTALB_02 chromosome 14, Motacilla_alba_V1.0_pri, whole genome shotgun sequence contains:
- the NDUFB6 gene encoding NADH dehydrogenase [ubiquinone] 1 beta subcomplex subunit 6 isoform X1; protein product: MSGPAEDERLRVQQLRALRRRWLRDQELSPREPVLPPQRLGPVAAFWERFLRPGDPWRQQVHKFYQSGRFVMLRVLLPAWAATYYLKYHVRKSPHGVVVTNPRIFPGDRILETGEIMPPLRDEHHRHH
- the NDUFB6 gene encoding NADH dehydrogenase [ubiquinone] 1 beta subcomplex subunit 6 isoform X2, translating into MSGPAEDERLRVQQLRALRRRWLRDQELSPREPVLPPQRLGPVAAFWERFLRPGDPWRQQKSPHGVVVTNPRIFPGDRILETGEIMPPLRDEHHRHH